GTCGGCGACCTCCGCCTCGTCGTCGACGATGAGGACCCGCGGCTCGGTGCTCGTCTCGTTCACGCCGTGATCTGACGCAGTGGTCCTATGTAAGTGCGTGGGTGCCGGCCAACGGTCACCGGTTTTCAGGCGTTCTACGGGCTGTCCGCGCGGGGCGGGCGGCCCCAGAGGGACGAACAGGTTCGTCACGGCGCCGCGCGCCCGGCTGGCCGGGCCGGCCCGATCGGCAGCGTCGCGAGGGCGAAGCGGGGTCTGGCCGCCAGTAGGGTGATCCAAACACAATCCCTTTGCCCGTACCCTTCCAAGACCGGGTAATGTCGAGGTGCGACGAGTGCGGCAAGCAGGAGAACATGCCGTACCAGTGTCGCCACTGCGGCGGCACGTTCTGTGCGGAACATCGGCTCCCGGAGAACCACGGCTGTCCGGGGTTGGACAGCTGGGACGACCCCGGCGGCGTCTTCGAGAGCGGCTTCGACGACAGCGTCGCCGACGACTCCGGCGGCGGTGGCCTGAGCGACCGCCTCGGGATCGACACCGGCCCCGGCGGCCCGCTGGGCTACTTCCGCGGCAACATGACCTACGCCTTCCTCGGGCTCATGTGGATCACCTTCTTCCTGCAGCTGGTGACCCAGGTGGTCGCGCCCGGCCTGGTCGAGCCCATCTTCGTGCTCTCGCCGGCCCACCCCGAGTACGTCTGGACCTGGTTCACCTCCATCTTCGCCCACGGCGGCTTCGGGCACATCGCCATCAACAGCATCGTGATATTCTTCTTCGGCCGTCTGGTCGAGGACTACGTCGGCTCGCGCGATTTCACCGTCCTCTTCCTCGCCAGCGGGGCGCTCGCCGGCCTCGGCCAGGTCGGCTTCCAGATCTACCAGTACGGCGGGATCCCGGCGCCGGGCCCCGGTGTCGCCGGCGTCATCGGCGCCAGCGGCGCGGGCCTGGCCATCATGGCCGTGCTCACCGTCCTCAACCCCAACCTCACGGTGTACCTGTACTTCCTGCTCCCGGTGCCGCTGTGGCTGCTGACCGTCGGCTACACCGGCTACACCGCCTTCCTGATCCTCTCGACCGGCATCGGCGCCGGCGGCACCGCACAGCTCGCCCACCTCCTCGGGCTCGGGATCGGCCTGTTGTACGGTCAACACGTCAAGGGTCGCCGTCGCGTCCCCGACCAGTTGCAGTTCGGCGCCGGCGGTCGCGGTCCGGGCGGCCCCGGTGGCCCGGGCGGCCCCGGCGGTCGCGGCCCGTTCTGATGGAGGTCCGCTGATGGAGGTCGTCCGCCCCGAGTTCGTCCCCGACGCCTCGCTCTCCCACGAGGACATGGAAGCGCTCCAGCGCGGGATCGCCGAGACCGCCGTCTTCGAGGACGACCTCCCCGTCGACCCCGCACGAGTCTGCGGTGGGAGCGGCGGGGCCAGCGAGCCCGCGACCGACGACGCACAGACCAGCCTCGCCGACGCGACCGACAGCGGGGACGCGGCGACCGCGACCGACAGCGGAGTGCCGGCCGAGGCCCCGCCGCTGGTCGCTGGCGTCGACCAGGCGTTCGTCGACGACCACGCCGTCAGCGCTGTCGTCCTCCTGCGCGGCGGCGAAGTGATCGAGCGCGTCTACGCCGTCGAACCCGTCGAGATCCCCTACATCCCGGGCCTGCTGAGCTTCCGGGAGGGGACCGCGATCCTCTCGGCGTTCGACGCGCTCTCTCGCGATCCCGATCTCGCCCTCGTCGACGGCAGCGGCCGCATCCACTTCCGGGAGGCCGGCATCGCGACTCACGTCGGCGTCACGCTCGACCTGCCGACGGTGGGCGTCGCCAAGAGCCTGCTCTGTGGCGCCCCACGGGAGTCGCTCGACCGGAAACTCCCCCAGGGCGCACGCGTCGCCATCGAGGCCGACGGGGACGTGGCGACCGCCGAGCCCGGGACCCGGATCGGCGACGCCGTCCAGACCCGACAGTTCGAGAACTCGGATCGATACGTGAATCCCCTGATCGTCAGCCCCGGCCACCGCGTCGGCGCCGACACCGCCGCCGACGCGGTGCTGGCCTGTGCGGCGGGCTACAAGCTCCCCGAACCCACCCGACTGGCCGACCAGTACGCCGACGAGGTCAAAGCCGAGGTCCGCGAGGAGCTGGACTGACCCGTCTGACCCGTTCGGTCAGTCCCCGTCGAGCGTCGCGACGAACAGGAACGTCTCCGAGCGAGTCGCTCGAAACGCCACGGAGAAGCCGGCCGCCTCGAACGCCGCGGCGGCGTGGTCGGCGTCGTAGCGCTCGTCGGCCGGCGGCCCGCGCTCGCCCGGCCCCTCGGCGGTCCAGTCGACGACCGCGACCCGCCCGCCCGGTCGCAGGACGCGAG
The window above is part of the Halosimplex rubrum genome. Proteins encoded here:
- a CDS encoding rhomboid family intramembrane serine protease is translated as MSRCDECGKQENMPYQCRHCGGTFCAEHRLPENHGCPGLDSWDDPGGVFESGFDDSVADDSGGGGLSDRLGIDTGPGGPLGYFRGNMTYAFLGLMWITFFLQLVTQVVAPGLVEPIFVLSPAHPEYVWTWFTSIFAHGGFGHIAINSIVIFFFGRLVEDYVGSRDFTVLFLASGALAGLGQVGFQIYQYGGIPAPGPGVAGVIGASGAGLAIMAVLTVLNPNLTVYLYFLLPVPLWLLTVGYTGYTAFLILSTGIGAGGTAQLAHLLGLGIGLLYGQHVKGRRRVPDQLQFGAGGRGPGGPGGPGGPGGRGPF
- a CDS encoding endonuclease V, which produces MEVVRPEFVPDASLSHEDMEALQRGIAETAVFEDDLPVDPARVCGGSGGASEPATDDAQTSLADATDSGDAATATDSGVPAEAPPLVAGVDQAFVDDHAVSAVVLLRGGEVIERVYAVEPVEIPYIPGLLSFREGTAILSAFDALSRDPDLALVDGSGRIHFREAGIATHVGVTLDLPTVGVAKSLLCGAPRESLDRKLPQGARVAIEADGDVATAEPGTRIGDAVQTRQFENSDRYVNPLIVSPGHRVGADTAADAVLACAAGYKLPEPTRLADQYADEVKAEVREELD